In Bacteroidales bacterium, the genomic stretch TTTTCGCAATATTTTGCAATTCTTTTAATATCTTTTTCTTTATAATAAATATCGGCAACCATACTTCCGTCAATATCATCTTTCGGTGTGGGGATGTTGAATATTTCGGTTAAAAGTTCTAATGACGTATAGTGTTTGTAATCACCGAATTTCCAGAGTTCAAGTGTATCTAAATGTCTTACCTCCCAAGGTTTTTTTCCTGCAAAATTTAATATTTTAGGAATCGGGATATTGTTAATCAGCATTCTTCTCGCTATATACGGATAATCAAATTCTTTTCCGTTATGTGCACATAAATATTTGTTGCTTGTATTGTATGATTTTTCTACTAAATTTTTGAAACCTGAGAGAATTTCTTTTTCATCATCTCCGAAGAATGATTTTATTCTTAATTTACCATCATTAATAAAACCTGCCGAAATACAGATGATTTTTCCGAATTCGGCATAAATTCCTGCTCTTTGCCAAATATCTTCCGGTTTTTCGTCATCTTTGATAAAATGTTTTGCTTTTTTTTCCCATAAATATTTCATTTTATCCGATAGGTTATCAAAGTTTTCGGAGTTAGGAACTGTTTCAATATCAATAAAAAGAATTTGCTCGTTTTTAATGTTATTTAACATTGTATTTATTGTTTAGGTTTTTTTCGATGATGGTTGAAAGCATTTCAATTGCAACTTTGTTATGTCCGCCTTGCGGAATTATTATGTCAGCATAGCTTTTTGAGGGTTCTATAAATTGAAGGTGCATGGGTTTAACAGATTTAGAATAGCGTTCCAGAACTTTTTTTACGGTTCTTCCTCGTTCAATAATATCACGTTCTATTACTCTTCCTAATCGGTCGTCGTCATCTGCATATACAAATATTTTTATATCGAATAAATCTCGAAGTTTTTTATTTGTGAGTACAAGTATTCCTTCAACAATTACAACTTCGTGAGGTTCAATGGTTGTTGTTTCTTTTTCTCTTGTGCAGGTTAGGTAGGAATATTTGGGCTCTTCAATAGATTTGTTTTGTTTCAGTTTTTTTATATGTTCTATTAAAAGTTCAAATTCAATAGAATTAGGATGGTCGAAGTTAATTTTTTGTCGTTCTTCAAGAGGAAGCGAGCTGTTATCTTTATAATATGAATCTTGTGAAAGTACGGCAACTTCGCCCTTCGGCAGTTGTTCTACTAATTTTTTAACCACTGTTGTTTTGCCTGAACCTGTTCCGCCTGCAATTCCTA encodes the following:
- a CDS encoding 3'-5' exonuclease, which gives rise to MLNNIKNEQILFIDIETVPNSENFDNLSDKMKYLWEKKAKHFIKDDEKPEDIWQRAGIYAEFGKIICISAGFINDGKLRIKSFFGDDEKEILSGFKNLVEKSYNTSNKYLCAHNGKEFDYPYIARRMLINNIPIPKILNFAGKKPWEVRHLDTLELWKFGDYKHYTSLELLTEIFNIPTPKDDIDGSMVADIYYKEKDIKRIAKYCEKDVAAVVQLYLRYKNKELLKPENIISVN
- the udk gene encoding uridine kinase, translated to MLVIGIAGGTGSGKTTVVKKLVEQLPKGEVAVLSQDSYYKDNSSLPLEERQKINFDHPNSIEFELLIEHIKKLKQNKSIEEPKYSYLTCTREKETTTIEPHEVVIVEGILVLTNKKLRDLFDIKIFVYADDDDRLGRVIERDIIERGRTVKKVLERYSKSVKPMHLQFIEPSKSYADIIIPQGGHNKVAIEMLSTIIEKNLNNKYNVK